The Thermocrinis ruber genomic sequence CGGTTGGAACTTAAAGCCCTTGTGGGTGATGCAAAGACGCAGGCAATAAAGGAAAAGAAGTTCAGCTTTGAACCGGAAGAAGTTATAAAAGTTGTGGAGAGGGAGGGAATAAACTGTGTATGCCTTTCGGACCCTCAATATCCCCTGAGGCTAAAGGAAATTGAGGACCCACCGCCCGTGTTATTTTACAGGGGAGAGCTAAAAACGGTGAGCAGCTTTGGTGTGGTTGGCACACGCAACCCAGACAGCTACAGCGTAAGATACACAAAGGAATTGGTGGAATTTTTGGTAGGCAAGGGCTACGCCATAGTTTCAGGGGGAGCCAAGGGTATAGACGCCTACTCCCACAAGTTTTGCATAGAAGCAGGTGGCTATACCCTCTGCCTTTTAGGAATGGGCATCCTTGAGGTGCCCCAAAGGATGCAGGACTTTATCCTCAGAAGCGGTGTTCTCCTGTCGGAGCTCTTACCTTGGGAAAAGGCAGACAAGCATACCTTTCCAAGGAGGAACAGGCTCATAAGTGGCATCTCTGAGGGTGTTTTTGTGGTAGAAGCGGGGGAGAACTCGGGCGCCCTCATAACAGCTTACTACGCCAAAGAGCAAAACAGACCCGTTTATGTGCATGTGGGCTATGGCATAAGCGAAAGGTGGGAGGGTTGCATAAAATTGGTCAATGAGGGCGTCGCTAAGCTGGTGGGAAGGGTTGAAAAGTTTGGCTTAAAGGAGGAGGTCCAAGAGGAGGACCCACTGCTTATAGCTTTAAACACTCCAAAGACCCTCAGCGAACTTTCCCAACTTTTAGGTATGGATGAAAGGGAACTCCACCAAAAGCTGGGCTTTTATGAACTGGAGGGTCTCATCACCCGAAGCGGAAGCTACTACATCAAGCTAAAACAGGAATGGGACGAATACCAAACCCACCAACAACTTTTCCCATCCTTTGAGGAAATATGACAAGACCGCCCCCAAACTTAGGCTGAGGACAGCCTCCCAAAGGCTAAAGTTGAAAAATAGCATGGGTGCAAAGTTTGAGAAAAACATCACGGAGGCGTTTATAAACCTTCCCATCACCTCCAAAGGAAAAGCTGGTAGAGAAAAGAAGGTCAGCATATCCAGAAAGCCATAAAAGGTAAAGGCTAAGAAGGGAACAGAAAGTAGTGGAGTTAGCAGAATGCTAAAAGGTGCGGAAAAGGAAAAGAGGGAAAGGATGGGCATGGTTCCCAAAAAGGCAAAGAAGGACACCCAAAAGGAAAGAAAAACCACATCCCTTCTGGGAGGTTCCCGGAGTGAAAGCAAAATATAAAGGGTTGCACAGAAGGAGAGCCAAAAGGAGTATGAACTTACATACTCAGGAAAGAAAAGAAGTATTACGCCACCGGATACAAACAGAATACCCAAAAGGTTTGGTCTTTCTCCATACAAAAGCAGGAGGATGGACGCAAGGATCATAAGGTAAGCCCTGAGAACGGGAGGCTCGGAGGGAACCAAAAGGAGGGCATAAAAGCTAACACCCAAAAGGGCAAACCAAAGCCCAAGCCGGTAGGGAGCCAAAAATCTGAGCATAAGTGCCAAAAGGCTAAGATGCCCACCGGAGACCACCAAAAGATGCACAAGTCCTGTAGTCAAAAAGGCAGATTGAACCCTCATGGGAACAACGCCCTGATCTTCTCCCAAAAAGTATGCCAAGGCTAAAGCCCTGACCTCTTGGTCCTTTATCTTATCTTCCAGACGCTTGGCAAGGCGATCCCTCAGGGAGGGCAGAACATTTGCAAAGGATACATCTTTGTATGTAGCACTAATAAAAACCCTTCCTTCCCTCACTCTGACCTTTCCGTAAACCTCCAAGTATTTAGATGGCACATCCTCCGCCCCATAGACCTTCAAAAATGCAGTCTTCTCGTAAATTTCTGGAAAGTCCCCACCCAAAACCTTTACCCGGGCAGAAAAGCCATTATCTGAAGTTTCTCCCACACCCTCCACCCTAAGGAGTAGCCTACCCTCTCCCAGATCTTCCTCATAAAGGTATGGGTCATGAGAGCGCGGAACAGCAAGGATCAAAGACAGCAAGAAGAAAAGTATAGGAAATAAAAGTTCAAACCTCACCGCCTAAATGCTTCATAACCGTTTCCATATCCTTGTCTCCCCTGCCGGAGAGGTTAAAGATCACTATGTCATCCTTGCTTAACTTGCTGGCTATCTCTACCACCTTCAGGACCGCATGGGCTGGCTCCAAGGCAGGGATGATCCCCTCGAGCCTTGAGAGGAGCTTAAAGCCCTCCAGAGCCTCTTGGTCTGTGGCATAAACATACTCTGCCCTTCCGATCTCAAATAGGTACGCATGCTCTGGACCTACCCCTGGGTAGTCAAGACCTGCAGAGATAGAGTGGGTGGTTAAAATCTGCCCCTCTTCATCTTGCAAAAAGAAGGACTTCATTCCGTGCAAAATTCCCACCCGCCCTGCGTTGATGGATGCAGAATGCTTGCCCGTCTCAAGCCCAAGACCACCCGCCTCCACACCCACAAGCCTAACCCCCTCATCCTCCACGAAGGGATAAAAAATTCCCATCGCATTGGAGCCACCGCCTACACATGCAACCACCGCCTTGGGCAGTTTACCCTCCTTTTCCAAAATCTGCTCCCTTGCCTCTTTACCTATTACACTCTGAAAGTCTCTGACCATCATGGGAAAGGGATGGGGTCCCACCACGGAGCCTATTATGTAATGGGTGGTCTCCACATTGGCAACCCAATCCCTAAGGGCTTCGTTTATGGCATCTTTTAGTGTCCTGCTTCCACTCTTTACTATCCTCACCTCCGCACCCAAGAGCTTCATTCTAAACACATTCAACCTCTGCCTTTGGGCATCCTCCTCTCCCATATACACCACGCATTCAAGACCAAGCAGAGCACAGGCAGTGGCAGTAGCCACCCCATGCTGACCCGCACCAGTTTCTGCGATTATTCTGTTCTTTCCCATCCTCTTGGCAAGCAGAGCCTGTCCAAGGGTGTTGTTGATCTTGTGGGCACCCGTATGCAAGAGGTCTTCCCTCTTTATGTATATCTTTGCCCCTCCCGCATACTCGGTCAGGTTCTTGGCAAAGTAAAGGGGTGTAGGTCTGCCCGCAAACTCCCTGAGGTAATACTCAAACTCCTGCCAAAAGCTCGGGTCCTCTTTAGCCTTTTGGTATTCTTCCTCAAGTTCCTCTAAAGCGTACATCAAAGTCTCCGGCACAAATCTTCCACCAAAGCTTCCAAAGTATCCCCTTTCGTTTGGCACCTTCATAGCAAGGCTAATTATAAGGTATGTGGGTATAATATAGCCTATGAATGCCCTAAAGAAATTCCAAGAGTTATTGAGGGATATATT encodes the following:
- the dprA gene encoding DNA-processing protein DprA, giving the protein MKESLYWWLALKSVVGLGERSIKKLYQTFKDPRFVFEADRLELKALVGDAKTQAIKEKKFSFEPEEVIKVVEREGINCVCLSDPQYPLRLKEIEDPPPVLFYRGELKTVSSFGVVGTRNPDSYSVRYTKELVEFLVGKGYAIVSGGAKGIDAYSHKFCIEAGGYTLCLLGMGILEVPQRMQDFILRSGVLLSELLPWEKADKHTFPRRNRLISGISEGVFVVEAGENSGALITAYYAKEQNRPVYVHVGYGISERWEGCIKLVNEGVAKLVGRVEKFGLKEEVQEEDPLLIALNTPKTLSELSQLLGMDERELHQKLGFYELEGLITRSGSYYIKLKQEWDEYQTHQQLFPSFEEI
- a CDS encoding ComEC/Rec2 family competence protein, encoding MRFELLFPILFFLLSLILAVPRSHDPYLYEEDLGEGRLLLRVEGVGETSDNGFSARVKVLGGDFPEIYEKTAFLKVYGAEDVPSKYLEVYGKVRVREGRVFISATYKDVSFANVLPSLRDRLAKRLEDKIKDQEVRALALAYFLGEDQGVVPMRVQSAFLTTGLVHLLVVSGGHLSLLALMLRFLAPYRLGLWFALLGVSFYALLLVPSEPPVLRAYLMILASILLLLYGERPNLLGILFVSGGVILLFFPEYVSSYSFWLSFCATLYILLSLREPPRRDVVFLSFWVSFFAFLGTMPILSLFSFSAPFSILLTPLLSVPFLAFTFYGFLDMLTFFSLPAFPLEVMGRFINASVMFFSNFAPMLFFNFSLWEAVLSLSLGAVLSYFLKGWEKLLVGLVFVPFLF
- the trpB gene encoding tryptophan synthase subunit beta, yielding MKVPNERGYFGSFGGRFVPETLMYALEELEEEYQKAKEDPSFWQEFEYYLREFAGRPTPLYFAKNLTEYAGGAKIYIKREDLLHTGAHKINNTLGQALLAKRMGKNRIIAETGAGQHGVATATACALLGLECVVYMGEEDAQRQRLNVFRMKLLGAEVRIVKSGSRTLKDAINEALRDWVANVETTHYIIGSVVGPHPFPMMVRDFQSVIGKEAREQILEKEGKLPKAVVACVGGGSNAMGIFYPFVEDEGVRLVGVEAGGLGLETGKHSASINAGRVGILHGMKSFFLQDEEGQILTTHSISAGLDYPGVGPEHAYLFEIGRAEYVYATDQEALEGFKLLSRLEGIIPALEPAHAVLKVVEIASKLSKDDIVIFNLSGRGDKDMETVMKHLGGEV